The Synechococcales cyanobacterium T60_A2020_003 DNA segment GCGTCCCGCCACCAAAATCGATGACGAGGACTCGCGATCGCGGACGCCGCACGGCATAGCCGAGGGCTGCTGCGGTGGATTCGTCTATGATTTGGATAGTAGACACCCCAAGGCGATCGCCCACTTGGCGAAACCAACTTAAGTAGCGTTCAAAGGCTCCCACTGGTGCGGTTACAATGAGGTGATCAGGGGATAGATTCAATGTTTGACACTCGATCTTCACCTGTGTCCAAAGAGTCTGTAAAAACCATTCCGCGATCGCCTCTGCGGTATATAGCTCACCATCGATCGACCGAGGTGGAGCTTGAAAATCTGCAGCTAAATCTCGCTTAAATTCCCGAAAAAAACGATTGGGTTGAGCATGGGCGAGGCGTTGCGATCGCACCTGTTGACCAATGATCAAGCGGTCTGGAGATTGTACAAAGGCAAGACTAGGAACGACACTAATCGATTTATCTTTCCGGGAGAAAGTACGAGAAAGAGAATCAAAGACAAGGGTGTATGGTTTTTGGGTCGTGGGATCGGTCAGGCAAACGACCGTATTACTCGTTCCAAAGTCAATGGCGATCGCCGTCATGATTGCGGGTTACTAATCTGCGGTAAGGTGCGGCTAACCTTGGCGGGACAAAGGATTTCATCTCCGTTGCGATAGCCGATAAAGCGAACATAGACAGTCTCTCCAGGTTGGATGTCCAGTTGATCGGGTTGATGCAGTTGAGGATCGAATACCACCGCTTGCCAGGGTTGCCCGATGGATTCATAGCCCCATTGATGAATCAGATGTTCAAGTGGCGTAAAGAGTGCAACTAAATTTCGAGCGGGTAGATGGGGATTCTGAATTGCCATGTGGGCAGCGCTCGGATAGTTGACCAGTAACGTTTGCAACTGCTCAAAGGTCTCTCGTTGAAACTGAGCTTTAGAGGATAAACGAGTGGATGGAATGTCTCTCTGCGAGGAACGAGGAGAATGAAATAGGGCTAAGAGGGCGATCGCCACCGCCACGGTTAAAATCCACGAAAAAATAGAAAACTCACTCATCTACCGAAGTTTGTTTGAGCGTTTGAGCGGCGTAAACAGAAGCGTCGCCATCGTCGTAATATTCCGGTAAAAGTTCCTGACTGGCGATCGCCCCTAGGGAACTCTCGATGCCTTGGGTTGTCTGCACACAGCTCGTTCCCGATCCGTCAATCACCGTTTCCGTGACGGTTCCATCGGGACGAATCCGATACTCAATGCGCTGATACTCGGCCATAGGTCTATCCTCTAATGCTGATTCGTTCTCCGTCTATGCTGATTGTTTCATGGCATCGAGCAAGGCCGACAGCGCTTTGTCCTCCGACGAGTTGACCTTACGATCGAGCAAGGCAATACTGACCGCTTTGGGAAGGGCGATCGCCGCTACGTCAGCATCCAAACCGTCCATTAACAACTCCAGGGATTGAGGAACCTTCAACGCCGACCGAATACCTGCGACCAGCCCTTCATCAAAGCCGAAGGCAATCAACTGCGGCTGAAGCTGTTCCCACTCATACCCCTGATGTTCATCCCCAATCTGAATCACGTAGGCTAGAAGTCGCTGCAACTTGCTTTGCTGTTGCCCATTCATGGCCGTATAGCTAGACTGGGCACACATCTCAAGGTCGGAGGTGGTCTTGAGGTTGCGGACAATTTGTTGCCAATCGTGGGTATCGCACCCTTCCGGCTTGCCCACGGTGAGGGACACATGAATGCGATCGCTATCGGCATCCAACTGCGTCACCTGGGCATGAACTCCTAGAAAACCGAGCCATTGGGCGATCGTGGTGACCAAGGTTGAGCGAGTCGCTTGGCTATTGGCCAAAAGTCGGATTTGGGTTCGCACCATGGGGCGCACGATCTGAGTCAGCATAGGGACAACGCACGGTTTGAAATGAGGGTTAGCTACAGTATTGCATTCCCAGCCTAAGACGACGATGTCCCAAGAGCAGTAGTCTGGCAT contains these protein-coding regions:
- a CDS encoding molecular chaperone GrpE, which produces MSEFSIFSWILTVAVAIALLALFHSPRSSQRDIPSTRLSSKAQFQRETFEQLQTLLVNYPSAAHMAIQNPHLPARNLVALFTPLEHLIHQWGYESIGQPWQAVVFDPQLHQPDQLDIQPGETVYVRFIGYRNGDEILCPAKVSRTLPQISNPQS
- a CDS encoding DUF2997 domain-containing protein yields the protein MAEYQRIEYRIRPDGTVTETVIDGSGTSCVQTTQGIESSLGAIASQELLPEYYDDGDASVYAAQTLKQTSVDE